The following DNA comes from Methanothrix sp..
GGTGGTGGCCGGGCCGAAGGGGATCGAGCCGCTGTCTATGACCACGTTCTCCGTCTGGTTGATGTATTTGGCCAGATCGGGAGCGCCGGAGCAGAAGTCCCTCCATGACGATCCCCCATAACTATTGAACTGGGCATGGGCCAGATAGATGGTCTGCCTTCTCCTGGCGCTCTCCTTCGTCTCCGCCCATTCCAGCTTCATCTTGCTGTCAGGCTCCAAAGAGGAGGTGATCATCAGCGAATCCCTGGCTATCTCCCAGTTGCCCGGGTGGCCCAGGTTGTTGGCATGCAGGTGGAGGGACATGGGAAGGCCCAGCAATTCGTTGACCTCCGCCAGGCCGCGGATGATCTCCCGCGAGGTGACCTCGAAATGGATGTTGGGCTCATCTAAGCCCTTGACATTCTTGGCCCAGCCCCAGTTCTCGACCCCGGCGGGGTTGACGCACTTTATGCCATAGGCCTTGTGAGTCCTCATCATCCAGGCCACATAAGCAGCCGCCCTCTCGATATCCCCCTCCTTCAGGTAGCGCATGATGAACCAGTTGTTGCCAAATACCATGTAAGCGCCCATATCCAGGATGGGGGTGGCCCTCATCTCCTCATGGGTGTGGCGGGCCTCGAGAGGTGGCATGGCCGCCTCGAAGACGGTGGTATAGCCCATAGCAGCATAATCGTACCCCTGCTTATAGACGGAGGGGACGGTGTAGCCGCTGCCCGAATGGGTGATCTTTGTCCTCTTGCGAACTGATTTGTAATGGTCCTCAGGGCGCATCAGCCGGCCGGCGTTGACCTTGGTTCCTGCCACATGGGAGTGGGCATCAACCCCTCCGGGCATGACCGTCCTCCCCCGGGCATCGATCACTGTAGCCTCTCTCGCCTCCGGGCCGGAGAGGGAGGGTACCACCCTGCCCCCTCTTATGAAGATATCCAGAACCTCTCCATCGATTGCATTCAGAGGATCGAAGAGATATCCATTCTTGATGATCATCGTCTTGGAAGGATTTGCTGCCATCAGACCACCTCTCTTGGCACCAGCCGGATTGCATCCACCGGGCAGATCAGACTGCAGGTGGCACAGGAGCCGCAGACCTCCTGGTCGACCACCCTGATTGCGCCATCCCTGACCTCCAGGAGGGGTTTTCTCTCCAGCTCGTTCAGATGTCCAGCGGCGAGATAGGGATCGGAGAGGGCGTTGACCGGGCAGGCGATGACGCAGTTTCCGCAGCCCAGGCATGCAATCTCATCCGTCTCCAGACAAGAGGTGAGGGTGGGCCAGGGAGCAGGAAGGGAGAGCTTCTTCTCCAGGGCCCCTTTGCCCTTCATATCCGGAACGATGGCGGTCTTGGAGATCACAATCGCCCGCACTGGACAGGCCTGGGCACATGCACCACAGTAGATGCAGGCATCAGGCCGGTGGGTGACCTTCTCTCCCCTCTCTCCCTGCTTCCATTCCCGGTTGAACAGGGCATTGGCCGGACAGGTATGAACGCATGTCCTGCAGGACTGGCAGATGCTATCATCCCGGCTGTAGACCCCGGCGAAGGGCTTCTCAAAGGATATGGCCCCCGTGGGGCAGATAAAAGCACACCAACCGCAGTGAACGCAGCGGTTCAGATCGATCAGCGTCCTTCCTCCCACCCTCAGGCGGCCATCCTCTGCCAGATGCCTGTCCTGAATCTCAATGCAGGCCTGAGGACAGACATCGCTGCACAGGCCACAGTGAGAGCATTTTTCATCATCCACGGTGGTGGACTTGATCGCGACGCTGAGGTAAGAGCTATCCATCTCCGGCTTGCCCTCTTTTCTGAACTCAAGGGCACCAGTGGGGCAGACCCGTGCGCACAGCGTACAAAAGACACAGTCCCCGCTCTCTCTCTTCTCAATGAAGTCCTTGTCTATCAGGCCGCGGACCACGGCCCCCACTGATCCAATGATCAGCTCCCCTTTGGGGCAGACCTGAACGCAGGTTCCACAGCCGATGCACTTCTCCGGCAGATAGAACTGCGCTCGGTCATCCCGGGATTCCAGCAATACCTCTCTCATCTTAACCCTGCCTGCTGGGCATCGATTTAGGCGGGAATGGGTTAAGAAGGTTTTCATGAAATAAGCGGATTCTATCCGGCATAGTCGGGTTCGATCCGGCATAGTCGGGTTCGATCCGGCATAGACAGATTCGATCCGGCAGCCTTCACCCCAGTATACAACCGATTATCTCGCCGGCCCTGCTTGCCCCGTCATATGTATGGCACGGCCACATAGATGTTGTGCTTGTTGGAGACGATCTTCACCCTCAAGCCTCCCTCCCTCACTGGAGAGTCCACCA
Coding sequences within:
- a CDS encoding formylmethanofuran dehydrogenase subunit A, whose translation is MAANPSKTMIIKNGYLFDPLNAIDGEVLDIFIRGGRVVPSLSGPEAREATVIDARGRTVMPGGVDAHSHVAGTKVNAGRLMRPEDHYKSVRKRTKITHSGSGYTVPSVYKQGYDYAAMGYTTVFEAAMPPLEARHTHEEMRATPILDMGAYMVFGNNWFIMRYLKEGDIERAAAYVAWMMRTHKAYGIKCVNPAGVENWGWAKNVKGLDEPNIHFEVTSREIIRGLAEVNELLGLPMSLHLHANNLGHPGNWEIARDSLMITSSLEPDSKMKLEWAETKESARRRQTIYLAHAQFNSYGGSSWRDFCSGAPDLAKYINQTENVVIDSGSIPFGPATTMTGDGPAQHDLYMLTGQKWSNCDVEMECGSGILSLAYLKGSAVHATMWAIGLEVLLLIDDPWKTIMTTDHPNGGMFSQYPQLIAWLMSRKARDDTAKECHKWAYERSSLGGVDREMSLYDIAILTRANSARTIGMAHRKGHLGVGADGDVTVYDIDPKDLNVNDPSYIISRFSRPDLTIKDGQIVARKGEIVYVPEGRRYYCQPYMDEEVEKEMMRDVRDWFKYYTVGFANYPVPDKYLKNPVPIPVNVPMEAVAKEAGRWQR
- a CDS encoding 4Fe-4S binding protein; its protein translation is MKTFLTHSRLNRCPAGRVKMREVLLESRDDRAQFYLPEKCIGCGTCVQVCPKGELIIGSVGAVVRGLIDKDFIEKRESGDCVFCTLCARVCPTGALEFRKEGKPEMDSSYLSVAIKSTTVDDEKCSHCGLCSDVCPQACIEIQDRHLAEDGRLRVGGRTLIDLNRCVHCGWCAFICPTGAISFEKPFAGVYSRDDSICQSCRTCVHTCPANALFNREWKQGERGEKVTHRPDACIYCGACAQACPVRAIVISKTAIVPDMKGKGALEKKLSLPAPWPTLTSCLETDEIACLGCGNCVIACPVNALSDPYLAAGHLNELERKPLLEVRDGAIRVVDQEVCGSCATCSLICPVDAIRLVPREVV